The genomic segment ATACATAATggtaatatataattttgtatcatggtatatacattttaatggtagtacaTAATTTTGTTGGCCTAGGGGTTGTTTAGTaaccttaaaataaataattttatacttatttaaataaaaatgtaaaaataaaatttaaaaatatgttCGGtaagtttatttttgtttttttttattttttcagtaACTTttctttacttttaattttttttaaacactttttCCTCCTCCTTcgactctattttttttttgttctcttCCAGACGTCATTGTTAGCTACTCCATTGTCACTTGCTACTAGCcctggtcttcttcttcttcttcatatacaattttattctctttttcaTATGAACTTACCATTGCTTTCTCTCAATCTTGAACATTTTCTCGAATATTGGATATAAGTTTCTTGTATCTatataaaaataacttaataaatgAATCGAATTCTTAGAGTTGAATTTTTCTATATGAATCTAATTCTAGTTTTTTTGGGGTTAGGTTTtgtattttgtattattttttttttcgaaTTGTTCCCATGGCACTTGATTGTTCACAATTCACAACAAGGAAAaggggcttttacttcggtttttaagcttgatttacttcggttttcgctaaaattcgcaaccgcagtagttcggagcgaagtaaaaactagctaaaaaccgaagtagaatccccactttctacttcggtttttacataataaccgaagtagaaagtgtatatacgctagcatcctgggcactttctacttcggtttttagggaAAACGGAAGTAAAAGGTgtgctttctacttcggttttatctaagaaccgaagtaaaagggcactttctacttcggttcttaggtaaaaccgaagtagaaagtgcacattttacttcggttttacctaaaaaccgaagtagaaagtgccctccttttttatttaaaatatgtttctaattatttttaaatggatggtttctatttttatatatatattttggcctaattttatttaattgatctaattaatttttttttttggcctaattatttttcaacaatttaattatatgatattacaattatatatatttttacaattgaaattggttaagaattttttttgaatgaaaatatgataacttttattaataaaaatgttgtacataaacatataaaatacaagtacttaagtaagataactagccttaacattaatacatttacaaaagactaaacttacaactaaacaaaaataggcttactgataaatgtatggtATCAATTtgcctaaccattcgtgttggattggcaagaggtctgcaatctcacaatattgcgtcttcccaccaaactgtaaaattaataaatataaattaatttcatagattatcgatagcaaataaattataaaaaatgaacttactttttcttttagcgtagtcattgcatttgatgcccgtacaagatctctaatgtacttcaagacataaaaaccacattcatgactttgtggttgtcttggacatgtaacattgaatatctttgtgggattgccgagtaatgcattggaagaagctctataatatgcactatttaaaaagaaaattaacaaaagttattaaaatgtagtaacatgtaatatttgttgcatattaagaaatattttaaaaaatttaaaacttacctcattatcattgaatcaatttcttctggacgtttgtgtgatttcaatggatctaagaacacgatttttccttttggcatagcaatcaccaacatccaatgttccctaaaataagaagtgtatgttaagtaaaataattaaatttttaatatatgactaatcaaataagaaaattttacactatttcttaccgtatgttccaaggtataaagtaaagttgaccaactctatccatggtcatcaaccaattcgccaagtcaatggttgatcgctctgcatcgttaacattattaatgctaagacgttcaatgtcataaaacttgtaatagacacgctgatttggaaatagggactcctaaatgcatctgcaaaattttctttagtgttaaatattttgaaaaatttcggcagagtttcccctataaataggacttcccaaacctgtaaacattcaatgtctatgaaaattttcaacagatcacagagcagtactcataactgattctaaattcctatcattccaaagaattagtttaagggataccttaatccgaatatcattgctgagcctccaatcatatgcaaggtagcaacttgttccacatcctctgaagttaggaatattgactcgcgattcatgaatgttgggtccactggaatggagacgactgagtttattcccttaactctgcaaaattctctcaccataaactgaaggctaacatggatgcgattcatgatgtgatcggcaaatggttggccttcggtcagagtgttttctggattgacgtgagacccagctgatgacagatgTGGACTAGTCATAGGAGGTTTTGACATATCCTTGGATgaactttttgacataggaggtttctttcttagaggaccctacgcaacatcaagtaaaaataatattaaaatactggaccaacaaatattttaataggtaacaaattaaagaattcgtttatacctggtcagtcataattaaatcttttggccaaggaaggaatgtgtcataagtatctcgaacatagtgtatctccccaacagaacatgggatttcagcatcctcttgtaacattttggtgactcgcaccctcgcgtattcgtctgtcagttgaacaccatgaatagtcagaggacccaccccatcaatgataacaccctctgccaccacattatgaatattatccaaacaaagtaacacatcctgcatgtacggtatgtcatcctgcatgtacggtgtgtggtattcttcgtcgctctgctcgtcatcattgtcgtgttcatccatatcatctatcccacctgcttgtttagctttttcctcctctaaagctttaagttctgctttgagcctcgcaatttctgcatctttcttactaacaacatcagccatttctgttgctatttttggttttcttccaaagatggacgaaatcttcgcaaacgacctacaataatcaaccaaatttattttaaaactaaaatattatagaattaagttaaatgcaacaaataaaaaataatatcatacccaagtgctcttACACGCCCTGGGTGCTtaggtgtccctaaagcttgcgttaatatgtcattccgaccctttgcaatgatttctccactactaactttttctttcagctcattctgtggaacaaaccagtggtcacttatattagtgacttataagaactttatcattcctaaattactttaaaatacttgcttgaaaccacttacaattcttgcttcaatttgtttgtccaaatctgtgacaagaaccttcctcttttctcgtgctcttatccatacttggtaccgttctacatctgccacacctagttcagttttctacaacatacaacaattaattaaagttggtgagtgcaatattcttcataacaagTTGACAGTTATAAAATAGTGATGCGAATTACTTACCAggtcctctctaacattggcaagccctctacgagatgtacgatgcctcgaagtatatttgagagctctttcacgttgtgcttcccgcaaagcctacattaaataggtaacaataagtttttaagcaattattagtatttcaaaactaataaatcttatacataatagtaccataaactcaggagataaacggtggctaacaaatgtcctccaatcttctaggtcaagttctggatatttcttaggaaggatttggagttcatctatcagaccgtcttctgccaaagggtagatgtagtcactaatgatgttggtcttaaaatctctcatcattcttcccgcacttttcattaattctggtttccaattttctgaaatgttaaaggcaccctgaaatagaaagaaaatgattaatgaaatgcaaagtaattcatgaaaatgatcaatatattaaagtaattaaaatattcataaaatattttattacatatacatcctcccatattctattcttcaattcttgtgggacttgtctccaatcct from the Humulus lupulus chromosome X, drHumLupu1.1, whole genome shotgun sequence genome contains:
- the LOC133805871 gene encoding uncharacterized protein LOC133805871 is translated as MALREAQRERALKYTSRHRTSRRGLANVREDLKTELGVADVERYQVWIRAREKRKVLVTDLDKQIEARINELKEKVSSGEIIAKGRNDILTQALGTPKHPGRVRALGWTHGRVVEEAQAGIYPILVRTTIDVPQAVCGHHEDGHADQHSRQH